The sequence below is a genomic window from Microcebus murinus isolate Inina chromosome 4, M.murinus_Inina_mat1.0, whole genome shotgun sequence.
CAAAACCTATACACAAGCCATTAGATATGGCACCAGAGGATTTGCAAGAAAGTGGATAAGTTTCCAGCTAGGTGTGAACAGCCCAAATACCCTGCTCTTAATCTTACCTCCCTTCTGGCTAAAGGCAGGAATTTCAAAATCCAGCTCAGGGATCCTTGTGGTGGCAGAGTCAGTCTTCACTACTTCTCTGTTCATGTCCTGGGCAGAAAAGAAAACGTTCAGTCCAAAGAGGTCAGCCTCAATCAGACCCCAGCCCAgctatttctccctctctcccctccaaaGGGCCCAAAGTACTCCTTCCAAACAGTACAAGTGTGTGAGCCAGGCTGTCCAAATGGTGAGAATACTACTGATAACTACTGACCATTTCATACCCTCTGACACGATTTACAAAGCGTTTTCACAAATCGTATCTCACACTGGAGCAGATGAAAGCACCAAtaccattttacaaaagagaaaactataagaCTCGGAAGACATAGGGGATTTATTTAAGGTCCGACCACCTGAACCAGATTTCTGACTTTAGTCCTCAAGCTCCCTCTAGGATACTGGGGTACGGTGCTCTGTGCTCCTCTCACCTCCTGGTCCCTGACAGTCAAAGTGTAACGCACTCCCTGGTCCTGGATCCTGCCTGCCGACTGGATCTCCGTATTGTTCCAGCCACAGTGCTCACAGGAAAAGGAGCTCACtattatttctctgaagaagGGGATCTTGGTGAGCAGGAGGCGCGTTATGCCCTGGGGAAGCAGAAAGCAGCGAATTAAAGAATCAATGAAATCGTCCTGCGGTCTCCCGGGTCCCGGACTGGGCCCACCTGGCCGTGGGTCCAacccccggcccctccccgcctAAGCCCTACCCTCCCGCTGCCCGCGGCCGCGCCCCCGCCTCACGTTGCTGTAACAGTTCATGCACAGGGACTCGATCTCGGTGGGTTGCTGCTCCTCGTCCTCGGCGCTGATGGGCCGGAACAAGTGTCCCGGGGCGAGCGACGGGGCCTGGTCGGGCGAGGGGGCGGTGGTAGCCCCCGGGGGCGCGGTCTCCACGGCCCCGCTGGCCGCCATCTCCGCCACGCGCAGCCCAGGCCTCGGCTTCCGGCTTCCGGCTTCCGCTGCTCTCGCGGCCCCACCCCCTTTCGCCGGCACTTCCGCCTGCTGCGGCTCGCGCTGTTTGGAAGAGGCCTCCGATTCTGGGCAGTCGAGGACTCGAAGCTGACAAGGACTCGCGGTTCCCGGAATTATGTGGCTCGGACTTCCAAAGCCAGCCAGACCCACCTCAACTCAGCCGTCACTTCCCACAAGACGTCCTTTCAGACCCAGGGCAGTTCGTTGCTGCCTTGCGGTAGCTCCACTGCACAGGGTTCTATCGGTCCATGAGTCTGTCTACAAGAGCCTGAGGGCAGGAGGCCTGGCTTGTCCCAGGCTATCCCCGAGGAGGTGCGGCCTGGACCTGGGCTTGCTTCCTTCCACTGTTGGGCCAGACGCTGCTTGGATTCTACGTCCCCCTCTCCGGGTggctcagcctcctcctctctctgagtCCCTCTCCCTTTCTGTTCTTCCCACTCCCTATTTCTGTCCTCTTAAGCACCTCCCCAAATTCCAGCCTCAAATACACAGCCCTTATTTTTATCCCCACCCCCCTACCCTCACCACTTCCTACCCTGGCTGACTCACCTTTCCCAGTTTCCtaacaacacaaaaaaacaccTCTTTTTTGGTAAACTTTTCTTTCTAGCACTTCCTCTCCGTGTGCTGGGGACAACCCAGTTCTGTCTAAACCAGGGTGTCAGGGAAGACCTGCCTGCCAGAGTGATGAGCCCAGATTCATGTGGTGTCAGTGCTCCAAGAGGGAGGGGGAGTTGCTGAGACCAGCAGGCTGACCTGGGAGGAAAGAGTGCTGGACAGGAAGGTGCAAAGGGAAAGGGACAGGTTTACCCTTTCCTCTCCCCCAACCTCTCACTTCTAACTGCACAGTGCCCAGGGGATCTATAAGGAACTTTGGTGTCCCTGAATAAGTGTGTTTATGGAGGGGAGGGTTAAGAGTGTGGGGGTCCCAAGAAGAGAGTTAGTCATAAAAAGAGACCATTTAAAGTCTGGAACAAAGGAGACAGACCACCCCAGGAGTCTCAGGTCCACCAGGGCCACAGTTCCTCTAGCGACAGCATGCATTTCATTTACACCATCCTGTGGTCAGCAGGCTGGTGAGCCATGCAGGTGCAGAAGGAGGATCTCTAACTCAAGCCCACACCCTAGGTGTGACAGCTGTTGTCTAGCCAGGTACCCTGAAGCAGAACCCAGCCACAGCTCCGCTGACAGACCTAGGCTGGGAGGGGGTCACTAAGAAAGAACAGCAAGGAAATGGAGTGGATGATGAGGGTGCTTTTGGCACAGTGGTGAGGTCACTGCTTCAGACATGGTCCGACTGAGAGTCATTCTAGGCAAACAAACTTCCATCATTAGCATTGATTTCATTTGAGCCAGAAGTCTAGACTTCAGCCTGGAGTCAGGAGGGAGAGGCTGGAGATGGGGAGGGCACACAGTATGCTCCCCAGAGGTTAAGAAGCCCCTAGAGTTTAGAGGGCTCAGTCCCATACTTAAGTGCAGAGCTATGTAAGGAAATATGGGCTCCGTCCTCTCCCATTGCAGCCCCCACCATACATACCCACCAGCATCAGAGCCAGCagggatatatacacacataccatcAGATGCTTTCCCCATCATATTTCACTCTTTTCTCCCATCTGTTCCCCTGATAGGAGCTGTCATGGCAGCCCTGGGGAGACAAGTGCTCTTTGTGGACCAGCCCTAGCAGTGGCCACCAAACAGAAATGACAGGAGCCAAATTCCAGAAGTGGCACAGGCTTGCAGGTAATTACCTGCACGTATAGTGCCTCTCCCTCCACACTCCCTCACCCCTGAAGAGAGCCACTCAGGAGTATTTTCAAAAGAGCACAGGAAGCTGGGTTTGCAAAGCCTGGTGAGTGTAATGCATCCAGATGGGGAGTCGCAGGAGGCTGGATATGCTGGGGTGAGTAGCTCTCTCCGTGGCCTCACCTATCCTGTGCAGGACCCTCCACCATCCACCCAACAGGCCACTTTCAAGGACTGAGCCATGCAAGAGGCCCTGGTCCAGGACTCCCCAGACATGGAGCTGGGAAGTGAGCCTGGACAAGTAGACCCTCAGGGCCCCCCCAGGTGGCCGTGGTCCTGGTCATGAAGGTTGTAGGTGATGTCCTCCCACAGGTCGTCCAGACGGGCCTGCAGCTTGCTCAGGGCCTTGCTGCTGTCTGCTTGTTGGAACTCGGGGGCGAAGGCGCTGTGGCCTGGCGGGGGCGGCGCCAGCTGCTGTTGGACCTCCTCAGTCTCCTGGTCGATGGCGCGAGTGAAGGCAGCGATCTGCAGGAAGGTGTCATGGCGGAAAGCCTGAAGTCGCTGACGCACCTCATCGGAGAGCACCTGGGGGTCTGGGCCGGCCCCTTCCTCAGCCCCGTCCGCGCTGGCGCTGGCAAAGGCTCTACTGAGCTCTTTGCGCAGCTGGTCGAGGTTCTGCTGGATGCGCGCGTGCAGAGCCTGGGCCTTGAGCGTGAGTTTGCGTGAGAGCTCCTGCACGCAGCGGCTGAGGCGCGCGGGGCTGGCGGCGGCGTGCGGAGCTACACTGCGGTGCAGCGCCTGCACTTGGTGCTGGATGCCGCTCACCAGGCGCTCGGCGTAGGGGTGGAAGAGCTCTTTGACGCGGCCCGTGTGGTGCACCACGCGGCTCTGCAGTTCCTGCAGCAAGCCCCGAGCCTCGTCCACactccccagcagctgggcctTGGTGTCTTCTCCCACCAAGCGCAACTGCTCCTGCAGCTCCTGTGCGCGCAGGGCCACCTGCTCCATCAGATCCATCGTGTAGGGCTTCAGCTGCTGCCGCAAGCCCTCCAAATTCCAGCCCACCAGCTCGTGCGCCTCTGCCATGTAGGGCTCCAGGCGGGTCCTCACCTCCTCCAACTCCTCCTGCAGCTGCTGCCGCATGCCCACCGGGTCCCGTGGGAGCGGAGggggctccctccccagcccactcaGAGAGCCCAGCTTTTCCAGTAACTTGTCCATGTTGTTGAGGTCTTGCTCAAGGTTGTCTTTCAGCCTCCTGGGGAAGGGGACAGACATCCAGGCCATCAGACCTGTAGCCCCTATCATCTCCTTTGCCCCAGAGACATCGCACACCCATCCTCTGGGGAAACTAAGGATGCTGGTCGCCAGCCCCAGGGTTGAGTGCTCTAGTGCTATGCCCCGGCCACCCTCAACTCCTCGCATGTGCAAACACATTGCTTGTGCAAATCCAGACCTATAACACTGTCCAAGCAAGCACAGATGCCCCAAGACTGCCACACCATCCTTTCATTATGGGAGATCCAGTGGGGCTCCTCTCCTCTCCAATCCCAGGTGCCACGCCTCAGTGAGCAAGGGGACAGCAGCTGTAGCAACGTCAAGGtgggggctgtgggcaggggacTGAAGAGCCCTGGACTGCGGGGGGAATGGGGTGGAGCTAGTGCCACTCTGTTCCTGTGTCCCCATGGGGACCATGAAGGTTGAAGCTTCAGAGGCAGCGCATACCCCACGCCCCCAGGctgtctcctcccttctcccacaccCCTTGCCCTCGCCACTCACACATGGTCCCGTGCCAGCTTCTGCTGCTGGAGGTGCTCCACCCTGCCTTTGTCCCTGCTGCTCTGGCTGAAGTAGTCCCAGAAGCTTTTCCTGGCCTGGGTGGCTGAAAGCACTGTGGATAGGGATGGGGTGATTAAGGGCTGAGTTCTCCTCCCCGGAGGTGGACAGGCCCCTCAGTACAGCCTCCACCACACCCCCACATTAAAGTCAGGATCAGAGACCCACCTGAGAGGAGAGCCAGAGCCCAAGTGAGGACTGCAGCCGTGCTTGCCATTATCAGCTCTGAGAAGGAAGAATGGAGGCCCACTtagggtgaagaagaaaaggcAGGGACATCTCTTAGGGAACTTGCTCCAGGGGCAACCTGCCCCCAATCCTGTTAACCCTTCCGTGCAGTGTCGGGAGCACAAAGCTGTTGGGGTTCAAGGTGAGTCTGGGAGGGAAGGCGTGTCCTCAGACATGGGGGAGGCTGCTCCTTTCTCACTCCAGTCACACAGTGGGGAGCTTTGCAAAgcttccccccaccaccacctttcCCAGACCCCAGGAGCAGCTCCCTAGGCTGCCCTGCCACCTCTCCCCTGCTCACCTATCTTCTCGACTCCCATTTCATGGTGGGAAAACTGAGACATCAAGGGGGAAGAAGCAACTCTGCCCCAGTGCTCCAAGAGGATGTCCTGgttgcccctcccacctgctctctCATGAGGCCCCCTCCAATCCTTTCCCTTGGGCCTCCgatctccctccctctgtcctggcTGCTCACCTGCTCCGTTATGGACACAGAGAGCAGACATTCTGCTTTATACTCCAGGGGCCTCGGCCTCTGGCAACAATTGCCCTGAGTAAATACCACGTGGAAGTTCAAAGAAGGTTGACCTCAGCTGCTTCCCAGAGCTCACCTCCTGCCCGATTCCTGGTACCCAGAGAGTTAATGAGTGCCTCGGTATCAAGAAGCTTTCCCAGTAGAGAAGGGCTTCTTGGAAAGCTTGACTAGGAATGGGGCTGAACTCCTCACCCagttctcccccagccccacgaCCTTCACCAACCTGCTGGCTGGCCCATCAGTAGCGAGGAGCCTGTTTGTCTGCCAAGGGACCCTCTCTTACACAACTGCCCAGAGGCACTGTGCCCCAGCTGGCCAGATAGGGACAGTGGCCAGCTGGCAACCAGAACCTCAGCAGTCCTTCCCAGCTCCACCACAGGCTATTCAGGCAGCCGGGGAGGAGCCAGCATTCAAAGGGTTAAAGACCTCCCCACATCATGCAGTAGTCCTGGAGCAAACGACACCAGGCAGGGTGAAGATGAGATGGGACCTACGGAATTGGAGCAAGAGGAGGACTCTTGTCATGGAGAAAGGCTGAACGCCATGCATAGGGCCTCTGAGGCAGGCAAGCCAAAAAGCCCAGATCCTTCTCCGATGACATGCCTACTCCGTGTAGTGTActcatgcacatgcatgcataaGCTCCTGATTCTTGCCCCTAAATGTGTATTGAATGGATCCCCTCTCCTCTAGTTCCACCACAGTCACAGCCCCAGTTACCTCCCACCTTGATCATGTTCATAACCCCCAACAGGTCTCTGCCACAGTCCTCCCAGTTCAATTCATCCTCTACGATGGCTTATCCCAGCTCATGTGCTGTCTCATCTCCTGCCACACAAAACCTTGGCATTCCCTGAGCACACCACCTCTTCAGACCCCTGGCCGTGTATGCACGCTGTTCCCACTGCTTGAAATAGTCTATCTCTTGGTAaacatttattcatcttttttagaCTTAGTTTGTATTAGGCTTGGCTGCAAatgacaaagagagagagagagagagaatagctTAAAcaagtggaattttatttttctctctaatgTGAATATAGCCACCCTGGGCTCCTTCCTTCTTATTGCACTGTTATCCTCAACAAGAGGCTCACACCCAAGTTCCAgctgctccagctccagccatcaAGTTCACCtcccagggagaggaaggaagaaaacgaAAAGGATGTGTTCCCTCCCTTTAAAGCCACATCCCAGATAGTGCTCTTACCACTTTTACTGACATCCCAGTGGCCAGGGCTTAGTCACCCGGCTACACTGGGTAGCTGggtgggaaatgtagtttttattctGGGTGGCTGTATGTCCAGCTGCAAAAGGACTCTATTActcaggaagaagaggagaatggaTTTAAGAAGACAATAGTAGTCCCTGTTGAACAGCTTCAATGTCACTGCCTTGTGCAAGCAGTCACTGAAGGGTACATGATCGATCACTCAGGAGGGTGGcaagagagaaggcagggagaCTATTTAAGGCTATTTCAGTGACCCAGGTAATTAATCCAGTAATGCAGGCCTAAGGAAGGTGTGGAGGTGAGGGTTGGAAGGTAAGTAAATATCTGAGGGATATTAAGGCAGCAGAATTAATAGCACTTGGTGACTGATTGgatgagggagaggaaggaattcAGATGATTCCCAGGTTTCTGGGCAATTAAGTGTTGGTGAATGTTCCTCTCACCAACAATGGGAGCCTACTGGAAGAGTAGATTGGGACCGAAAATGAGAGTTCAGTTTAACAGGAGTCTTAAATTGAACCTAAGCTGGCTTGCCCATGGGCACAGGGCAAGCCCAGTTGGGGTCTATTTGCATAATGGCTGAGAAGactaagagaaaatgtatttgaaaataaaaaagcaacaggAACTACAACTCAGGCAGAAAACTATAGTTATCAAAGCAGAAGGGAGACTCAGAGTATTTGAGAAGGGGGTGTTTTcaagagatgaatgaaaatgggAGTAAAGAGCCATGAAAATTTGGATTTTGGTTATTTGTACCCACAGGCTGGtggattttatgttatgtgaattatatctcaaagatgtttttaaaaccaGGCATTCTGGACCACGCCTCCTGGAGCTCCTGAATCACCCGCAACTCCAGCAactccagctcctccagctcctccagctcctccagctcctccagctcctccagcttGCCATGGATCCCAACTGCTCTTGCGCCACCGGCGAATCCTGCACCTGTGCCGGCTCCTGCAAATGCAAAGAGTGCAAATGCACCTCCTGCAAGAagagctgctgctcctgctgccccGCGGGCTGCGCCAAGTGCGCCCAGGGCTGCGTCTGCAAAGGGGCATCGAACAAGTGCAGCTGCTGCGCCTGATGCCAGGAGATCCCAGCTTCCAGATGTAAATAGAGCCACCTGTAcaaacctggatttttttttcatattgcctTGACCCGTTTGCTACATTCCTTTTTCTATGAAACATGTGAATGACAATAAAACACTTTTgacttgaaaaaacaaacaaacaaacaaaaaaaaacccaggcatTCTGTAACTGTCACATCAAAGAAAGCAAGATTTCAATAGTGAGATTTCAAGAATTAATGGCTtggtcaggtgcggtggctcacacctgtaatcctagcactctgggaggccgaggtgggaggatggtttgagcgcaggagtttgagaacagcctgaacaagagcaagaccccgtctcttctaaaaaataGATCAGCTGATGGTCATGGtgcccacctgtaatcccagctacttggaaggctgagtcaggagcattgcttgagcctaggagttggagttgcagtgagctacaatgatgccactgcactctactcggGTGACAGCgtgagactgtgtttcaaaaacaaacaaaaaagaattaatggaTTTTTCACTACGGCAGATCGAGCACAGCTAAGGTCATGTTTTCCATGGTTTCCTATCTCTCAAAAGAAGTATTTCTAGCCACTTCACACACATTAGGTtggctgttattttttaaaaattaaattataaaacacaaaataagtatcggtgaggatgtggggaagtTGGAACCCtagtgcattgctggtgggaatgtaaaatagtgcagccactatggTAAACAGTATGACTGCGCCTCAAAAAAGTAAacgtagaattaccatatgatccagtgattccatttctgggtgtatacccaaaagaatagaaaacagatatttatacacccatgttcatagcaacgttattcacaatagccaaaaggtaaaaacaacccaaatgtccattaacagatgaatgggtaaacaaaatgtggtatatccatacaatggaatactatttagccttaacaaatgaaattctgacatatgcctgaaccttgaagacattatgataagtgaaataagcaagttaCAAAAGAACACATTTgtgattccacttgtatgaggcacctaaaatagtcaaatttgtAGAGATAAAAAGTATAATCGTAGTTTCCACagtctagggcaggggtcctcaaactttttaaacaggggccagttcactgtccctcagaccgttggagggccggactatagtttaaaaaaactataaacaaattcctatgcacactgcacatatcttatttatttatttatttattttttgagacagagtctcaccttgttgcctaggctagagtgagtgctatggcatcagcctagctcacagcaacctcaaactcctggctcaagcaatccttctgcctcagcctcccaagtagctgggactacaacaggcatgcgccaccatgcccggctaatttttttctatatatattagttggccaattaatttatttctatttatagtagagacgggggggggggtctcgctcttgctcaggctggtttcgaactcctgacctcgagcaatccgcccgcctcggcctcccagagagctaggattataggcgtgagccaccgcgcccggcccacatatcttattttgaagtaaaaaaaacaaacgggcaaaaacacccacatgtggcccttgggccgtagTTTGGGAAGTGGagaatgaggagttattgtttacTGGGTACACAGTTACTgtttggaaagatgaaaatgttctggggATGCGTAGTGGTGATGTTGCACAACAGTGCGAAAGTAGTTAATGCTACTggattgtacacttaaaattggttaaaatgatcatttttatttatgtatattttcccaCAATAACAGAAAGCATTTCTGGTGCtctaatatgtttgttttttcctgataACTCAAACTGAAAGAGGCTATGCTATAAAACACAGCTGCATTGGATTGTCTGTTTGCAAATCATCCTCACTGTTCCTTGTAAGGTCTTTTGTGGGATGCAGAGAAAACACttggaactacatttcccagaatcctcctctctctgggcctaAGTTAGAGTCAGCCAATGTGAGATGGAAGAGGAGAGGCCATTACCTTTCATTGGCAGTTgcagacagaagcatggccagaCTTGGAGTTTAAAGCAGCTTCTGACTGGCCTTCCTAGGAATTACATGCTTTGATATTGCTGGTTGAGATCGTTAGGTGAGGTTCCCATTTGTAGCCGCTTACAGGTGAGCTTTTGAGAATCAGTCCTTCAGAACTGCAAGCTGAGATGGTCACTCCTCCAGCCCTTGCAACAGTTCTACAAACCTTTACTTTTCTACATTAAAGCCTTTCATACTTGAAATACGTGGAATGGCTCCTGTTTTTCTGACTGCACCTAGATTGATACAATGGGTAAATGCAAGACACACGCATGCTTCCCTATTTGATGGCATCTTATAGTTTTGGCATTTAACGTGTTTGGGTTGGTTGGTTGgaggtatatgtatatgtgcatattatGTGCTTTGTGGGTGGAACCATTTGAAATAATTGCAGCTAGAATGACACTTCACCCTGAACACTTCCTCATACCTTGTGAAGAATAAGGACACTTTTACATAAGAACAATATCATTATCAGGCCTATgaaattccttaatatcatctaaCATATACTACATATTCAGATTTTCCCAATTCCCTCAAAATGCTTTTATAgctgctttttcttcctttttttcttttttaaattcaagatCCAACACATTTCATGTGGTTGTTATGCTTCTGTAGTCTCTTAATTTAGAGCAATATTCTCTAATCctgttatttgtttgcttatttaccATGAAATTGACTTTTATTGAAGAGTGCAGAGAAGATGTCTTGTAAAAtgtcccacattctggatttgaCTGATTATTTGCTCATAATTGGTTTCAGGTTAAACACTTTTGGCAAAAATACTCACAGGTGATATTAGGCCTTTCTTCTTGCACCGTATTTGGAGGCACAAAATGTTAGGTTGTCTCAgagatcctcaaactttttaaacagggggccagttcactgtccctcagaccattggagggccgaaccatagtttaaaaaaaactatgaacaaattcctatgcacactgcacatatcttattttgaagtaaaaacacccgcatgtggcccctgggccatagtttgaggatgcctgtgtTGTCTACTATTTGTCACTGTTAagtttgatcacttggttaaagtGGTGACCACCAGATTTATCCATTGTAAAATGCACAATGTTCTTTAGTAACTGACAAGTATTTGTGGGTTTATACTTTGAAGCTATGTGAGCATCCTATTCCCCACTAATTTTTCACCCAGTGATTTTAGTATTCGTTGACGATCATTACCTGAATCAAACTTTACTCTGGGAGTTGCCAAACAGTGATAAGTCTGTCATTCCATCTACATTTATTATCTGATTTCTTCTGTAGGTAAGAAAGAGATTTTAGGGAACTTGTTTTCAAATCTAAAGACTTGAAATAGATTCTTTCCACACAAACTCATTTGTGTTCCCCTTTTCTGGACTGTTTCCTAGTATTTAGTATCCTGATGTTTGCAGATAGCTGCATTTTTAGAATAGAGTTGCCgctttagtttgttttttgttttttatttttttaatttttttaattttttttaatttttttttttgagacagagtctcactttgttgcccaggctagagtgagtgccatggcggcagcctagctcacagcaacctcaaactcctggctcaagcaatcctcctgcctcagcctcccaagtagctgggactacaggcatgcgccaccatgcccggctaattttatatatatatatcagttggccaattaatttctttctatttatagtagagacggggtctcgctcttgctcaggctggttttgaactcctgaccttgagcaatccgcccaccttggcctcccagagagctaggattacaggcgtgagccaccacgcccggccctgtttttgttttttaatatccaAGAACTGCTAATGCAATCTGGACGTGAagtgaaaagtattttaaaacgtGGATTTGTAAAGGTTAGGAGGTTCCTTATTCTTTAGTGCTCTGCAGCAGCATAAATTTTGCCATAAACACATGAGTTAAACCAATATAGGGATCTCAAATAAATTCTCAATATGCACCAAGAAGCTGTTCTAAACAGTCTTTGTCTTGTGACCTCTTCTTTAAAAGAACATTCATGACTCCTCATCCAAACAGTAAGTAAAACTTATTACAAATTGTTCTCCTTCTGTCTGGTCTTCTAAAACTCAAGAATCAACTGCCATGCAGCAGTCTTTACTCGGTGTTGCTGGATTACATCTCAGAACACACCAGGGATGTGGATATAACATAATAACTTTCATTGTGGATCCTTCCCACATTGTTTGTATTGCTATCACCAAGCCTCAATGGaggtctgtttttttaaaaaatcaatatacatcTCAAATACACTTCAAAAAGAAAGGTATTTGTGCTTAACACAGCATTAAAATTATCTAGTAAGGAAGTAGTAACCCTTGTaagcatttttgtatgttttgaaaaaagttttatttgtcaaaaagaaaaataattaaatagaatgtCTATAAGTGAAAAATAGTCattaacataaaattcatttagCTATATAATTGGAGAGAGAATTAGTAAACTAGAAAGCAGATCTGAGAAAATCACTAGAAAGAATCacagaaatattaattaaaagaagaaagatatgaaGTGGACGTTATGAGACATGGAAGACAGAATGGGAAGGTCCAATATATCCCCACAGAATTTCCACGAAGAGACTAGAGGGGCTATGAGAGAGGCAATATTCAAAAGATGATGGCTGAGAAAGTCAAAAATTGAAGAAAGATACGACCTGAATCTTTAGTTACAGGAAGCATCCTGAGTCCTGGTAGGATAAATTAACACAAATCCAAATCAAGATGCATCATGGTGAATCTGCAGAACTTCAAAGACAATGAATATCTTAAAATCAACTAAAGAGACAAGACTAATTATCTGCAAGTGAAGTATATGATTAAACTCACAACTGACTTATCAGCAATGTATCTTCAAAAGACtaaaagataggccgggcgcggtggctcacgcctgtaatcctagcactctgggaggccgaggcgggcggattgctcgaggtcaggagttcgaaaccagcctgagcgagaccccgtctctactaaaaatagaaagaaattaattgaccaactaaaagtatatatacaaaaaattagccgggcatggtggtgcatgcctgtagtcccagctactcgggaggctgaggcaggaggatcgcttgagcccaggagtttgaggttgctgtgagctaggctgacgccacggcactcactctagcctgggcaacaaaagtgagactctgtctcaaaaaaaaaaaaaaaaaaaagactaaaagataaattaatggTCAAACAAGAAATATACTCAGGCAAgctattattttagttattactAAAAATTGGTAAAATACGGGCAACTTCATATAG
It includes:
- the APOA5 gene encoding apolipoprotein A-V, translated to MASTAAVLTWALALLSVLSATQARKSFWDYFSQSSRDKGRVEHLQQQKLARDHVRLKDNLEQDLNNMDKLLEKLGSLSGLGREPPPLPRDPVGMRQQLQEELEEVRTRLEPYMAEAHELVGWNLEGLRQQLKPYTMDLMEQVALRAQELQEQLRLVGEDTKAQLLGSVDEARGLLQELQSRVVHHTGRVKELFHPYAERLVSGIQHQVQALHRSVAPHAAASPARLSRCVQELSRKLTLKAQALHARIQQNLDQLRKELSRAFASASADGAEEGAGPDPQVLSDEVRQRLQAFRHDTFLQIAAFTRAIDQETEEVQQQLAPPPPGHSAFAPEFQQADSSKALSKLQARLDDLWEDITYNLHDQDHGHLGGP